A portion of the Pseudomonas koreensis genome contains these proteins:
- the hemE gene encoding uroporphyrinogen decarboxylase, with protein MTALKNDRFLRALLKQPVDVTPVWMMRQAGRYLPEYRASRAHAGDFMSLCMNPEFACEVTMQPLDRYPQLDAAILFSDILTIPDAMGQGLYFETGEGPRFKKVVSTLADIEALPIPDPHKDLGYVMDAVSTIRRELNGRVPLIGFSGSPWTLATYMVEGGSSKDFRKTKAMLYDNPQAMHLLLDKLAQSVTAYLNGQIMAGAQAVQIFDTWGGNLSAAAYQEFSLAYMKKIVSGLIRENDGRKVPVILFTKNGGLWLESIADAGADALGLDWTCDIGNARARVGDKVALQGNMDPTVLYAKPEAIRTEVGRILASYGKGSGHVFNLGHGITPEVDPEHAGAFLRAVHELSAQYHE; from the coding sequence ATGACTGCCCTGAAGAACGACCGTTTCCTCCGCGCCCTGCTCAAGCAACCCGTTGACGTCACCCCTGTGTGGATGATGCGCCAGGCCGGTCGCTACCTGCCGGAGTACCGCGCCAGCCGCGCCCACGCCGGCGACTTCATGAGCCTGTGCATGAATCCGGAATTCGCCTGCGAAGTCACGATGCAACCGCTCGACCGCTACCCGCAACTGGACGCGGCGATCCTGTTTTCCGACATCCTCACCATCCCCGATGCCATGGGCCAGGGCCTGTACTTCGAGACCGGTGAAGGCCCGCGCTTCAAGAAAGTCGTCAGCACACTGGCTGATATCGAAGCTCTGCCGATCCCTGATCCGCACAAAGACCTCGGCTACGTCATGGACGCGGTCAGCACCATCCGTCGCGAGCTGAACGGTCGGGTGCCGTTGATCGGTTTCTCCGGCAGCCCGTGGACCCTGGCGACTTACATGGTCGAAGGCGGCTCGTCGAAAGACTTCCGCAAGACCAAAGCGATGCTCTACGACAACCCGCAAGCCATGCACCTGCTGCTCGACAAGCTGGCGCAGTCGGTGACCGCATACCTTAACGGCCAGATCATGGCTGGCGCACAAGCGGTGCAGATCTTCGATACCTGGGGCGGCAACCTGTCGGCGGCGGCGTATCAGGAATTCTCGCTGGCCTACATGAAGAAGATCGTCAGCGGCCTGATTCGCGAGAACGACGGTCGCAAAGTGCCGGTGATTCTTTTCACCAAGAACGGTGGCCTGTGGCTGGAAAGCATCGCCGACGCCGGCGCTGACGCCCTCGGCCTGGACTGGACCTGCGACATCGGCAACGCCCGCGCCCGCGTTGGCGACAAGGTTGCGCTGCAAGGCAACATGGACCCGACCGTGCTCTACGCCAAACCGGAAGCGATCCGCACTGAAGTCGGGCGCATCCTCGCCAGCTACGGCAAGGGCAGCGGCCACGTGTTCAATCTCGGCCATGGCATCACCCCGGAAGTCGATCCGGAACATGCCGGCGCGTTCCTGCGTGCAGTGCATGAGCTGTCGGCGCAGTATCACGAGTGA
- a CDS encoding MFS transporter: MKTAVAPLAHEIPPAADDDALAELQEIYIEKGTPAFMRTVLALFCGGFATFALLYCVQPMMPLLSHEYGINAAQSSLILSVATGMLAIGLLITGPISDRIGRKPVMVAALFAAALCTIASSMMPSWHGVLIMRALIGLSLSGLAAVAMTYLSEEIHPQHIGLAMGLYIGGNAIGGMSGRLITGVLIDFVSWHTAMLVIGGLALVAAAVFWKILPESRNFRSRSLHPRSLLDGFTMHFRDAGLPLLFLEAFVLMGAFVTLFNYIGYRLLAAPYNLDQVFVGLLSVVYLSGIYSSAKIGSLADKLGRRKVLWATIALMFAGLALTMFTSLWLVVVGMLVFTFGFFAAHSVASSWIGRRALKAKGQASSLYLFSYYAGSSIAGTAGGVFWHLGGWNGIGLFIGALLVVALLVALKLAKLPPLQGVKA, encoded by the coding sequence GTGAAAACTGCTGTCGCGCCCCTTGCCCACGAAATCCCGCCCGCAGCCGACGACGATGCCCTCGCCGAGCTGCAGGAGATCTACATCGAAAAAGGCACGCCGGCGTTCATGCGCACGGTGCTGGCGCTGTTCTGTGGCGGCTTTGCGACGTTCGCGCTGCTCTATTGCGTGCAACCGATGATGCCGCTGCTGTCCCACGAGTACGGAATCAACGCGGCGCAGAGCAGCCTGATTCTTTCGGTGGCCACCGGCATGCTCGCCATTGGTCTGCTGATCACCGGGCCCATTTCCGACCGCATCGGCCGTAAACCGGTGATGGTCGCGGCGCTGTTCGCTGCCGCGTTGTGCACCATCGCCAGTTCGATGATGCCGAGCTGGCACGGTGTATTGATCATGCGCGCGCTGATCGGCCTGTCATTGAGCGGCCTGGCAGCGGTGGCGATGACCTATCTGAGCGAAGAAATCCATCCACAACACATCGGCCTGGCAATGGGTTTGTACATCGGCGGCAACGCGATCGGCGGGATGAGCGGACGCTTGATCACCGGCGTGCTGATCGACTTTGTCAGCTGGCACACGGCGATGCTGGTGATTGGCGGTCTGGCGCTGGTCGCAGCGGCGGTGTTCTGGAAGATTCTTCCCGAGTCGCGCAATTTCCGCTCTCGCTCATTGCACCCGCGAAGCTTGCTCGACGGCTTCACAATGCACTTTCGCGATGCCGGTCTGCCGTTGCTGTTTCTTGAAGCGTTTGTGTTGATGGGCGCGTTTGTCACGCTGTTCAACTACATCGGCTATCGCTTGCTGGCCGCGCCGTACAACCTGGATCAGGTGTTTGTCGGTTTGCTCTCGGTGGTCTACCTGTCCGGGATTTACAGCTCAGCGAAGATCGGTTCGCTGGCGGATAAACTGGGACGGCGCAAAGTATTGTGGGCGACCATTGCGCTGATGTTCGCCGGGCTGGCGCTGACCATGTTCACCTCATTGTGGCTGGTGGTCGTCGGCATGCTGGTGTTTACCTTCGGCTTCTTTGCCGCGCATTCGGTGGCGAGCAGCTGGATCGGCCGACGGGCGTTGAAAGCCAAGGGTCAGGCGTCGTCGCTGTATCTGTTCAGCTATTACGCCGGGTCGAGTATTGCCGGGACGGCGGGCGGGGTGTTCTGGCATCTGGGCGGGTGGAACGGGATTGGTTTGTTTATTGGGGCATTGCTAGTCGTGGCGCTACTGGTGGCGTTGAAGCTGGCGAAGTTGCCGCCGTTGCAGGGTGTTAAAGCCTGA
- a CDS encoding LysR family transcriptional regulator, translating into MELRHLRYFIAVAEELHFGRAAQVLGISQPPLSQQIQALEQQLGARLFERTNRRVELSEAGRLFLQEARLVLAQVDKAADVARRAQLGELGELKIGFTSSAPFNSTIPQAIFSFRQRFPAVHLNLREMSSTMVADALVDESIEVGIMRPLGLPDSLSVVELMREPLVAVLSSKHPLAQGSDEGLFLSALALEPFVFFPRSYGSGLYAQLLSLARDAGFSPHFAQEAGEAMTIIGLVAAGLGVSVLPASYQRMRIDGVVYRPLLDPEAISAVWLVQRKDQKSPMAKAFVELLTRKVEPLTACRF; encoded by the coding sequence ATGGAACTGCGTCATCTGCGTTACTTCATTGCCGTCGCCGAAGAGTTGCATTTCGGCCGCGCCGCGCAGGTGCTGGGCATTTCCCAGCCACCGCTGAGTCAGCAGATTCAGGCGCTGGAGCAACAACTCGGCGCGCGATTGTTCGAGCGTACCAATCGTCGGGTCGAGTTGAGCGAGGCAGGCAGGTTGTTTCTGCAGGAGGCGCGGCTGGTGCTGGCGCAGGTCGATAAAGCGGCTGACGTCGCCCGGCGTGCGCAGCTTGGCGAGCTTGGCGAACTGAAGATTGGCTTCACTTCTTCGGCACCGTTCAACTCGACCATTCCGCAGGCGATCTTTTCCTTTCGTCAGCGGTTTCCGGCGGTGCATCTGAATCTGCGCGAGATGAGCAGCACCATGGTCGCCGATGCCTTGGTGGACGAGTCGATCGAAGTCGGCATCATGCGCCCGCTCGGTTTGCCGGATTCGCTGAGTGTGGTGGAGTTGATGCGTGAGCCGTTGGTGGCGGTGCTCAGCTCCAAGCATCCGTTGGCCCAGGGCAGCGACGAAGGCCTGTTTCTCTCGGCGCTGGCGCTGGAGCCGTTCGTGTTTTTTCCGCGCAGCTACGGCAGCGGGCTGTATGCGCAATTGCTGAGTCTGGCCCGCGATGCCGGATTCAGCCCGCACTTTGCCCAAGAGGCCGGCGAGGCGATGACCATCATCGGTCTGGTTGCAGCGGGGCTTGGGGTTTCGGTGCTGCCGGCGTCCTATCAGCGGATGCGCATCGACGGCGTGGTCTACCGCCCGCTGCTGGATCCCGAAGCGATTTCAGCGGTGTGGCTGGTGCAGCGCAAGGATCAGAAATCGCCGATGGCCAAGGCTTTTGTCGAACTGCTTACGCGCAAGGTTGAGCCGCTGACTGCGTGCAGGTTTTAA